The genomic region GGATGAGGAGGGGATCCTGACCTGACTCTTGCTCGGCTCCGGCGGTCCCCTTCTTGGATCCTCGCTCGCGGCGGAGGCGTGCCGGGATGGGTTTCTTGATCTGCGCCTGCCTCCTCCAGCTGCTCTTCTTGGGCTCTtctccggcggcggcgcagtcGCCGTCTCCGGCGAGGGCCCTGGACGCAATGCTGCAGGGCTACGCGTACCGGGCCTTCGTCCGGCCGCACACCGGCATTGTCTACAACGGCACCGTgcccgcggacctcgccggcgtcgcgGTGTCCGGGCTCCGCCTGCGCAGCGGCAGCCTGCGGAGGAAAGGCTTCTCCGACTATTTCGAGTTCAGCATCCCCCCTGGCGTCATCGTGCAGCCGTACGTGGAGAGGGTGGTGCTCGTGTACCACAATTTGGGCGAGCTGTCGGAGAAGTACTACCCGCTCCCCGGCTACACCTACCTCTCGCCCATTCTCGGCCTGCTGGTCTACGACGCTGCCAACTTGTCAGCAGCGGGGTTGTCCGAGCTGAGCATCGTCGCGTCAGGGAGCCCCATTTCTGTGAGTTTCAGCAATGTGAGGGCGGTGCCCCCAGGCAGTCCAGCGCCGCAGTGTGTCTGGTTTGATCTGGATGGCGTGCCACAGTTCCGGGGCTTGGAGGCAAACAACGTGTGTGCAACGTATCGCCGAGGGCACTTCTCCATAGTGGTGAACTCCAGTGAGGTTGCTCCTGCTCCAGGGCCTTCAGGCGCAATTGCCCCACCGATACCGACTAATGGTGGTCGTGATAAGGGTAGTTCGGACGCATGGAAGATTGCTGTCGGCGTTGTTGGGGGCGTCATTGCATTGGGTCTGTTGGCTTTGCTTCTGGTATGTTTCGTCAGATATAAAAGGGAAAAGAAGATGGAGGTGATGGAACGAAATGCGGAGGTCGGGGAGACTTTGCGCATGGCGCAGGTTGGGCGGTCGCAAGCGCCTGTAGCGTTGGGAACGCGAACAAAACCTGTGATTGAGAGCGAGTATGTTGTGTAGTTGATCTTTGGTGTTCTGCAGAATTCAGGCAACAGCAGCAATGCTCTATGATGATGCCCTGAGATGTGGAATTGTCCACCGGTCAGTTGAGGCAGAACGCATTCCATGTCAGTGAGGGTGCTGTGAATTGCTAGGTTTAGGGTTCAGCCGCTGCTCCTTGCGGGTAGCAAATTCTTTTGGCGGTTCTTATTAGGACTTGAATTGTTCTGCAATGGTTGCTGTTGATGTTCATAGTCGCCATGTTCCTTGTTGGGTTCATCTGCAAGCAAGCAATGGAGAAGAGATATTTGTCATGCCAGATTTGGAATCCTTCGATTATTTTTTCATTGTTGTATTCAGAAGGAAAATGGGCCTGGCAATAAGGCTGAGGTAATATTCATTGCACATGCCATTGTGCTGTTCCAGTGAAATTCATACAGGTTCCAACTCAATTCCATTTTGGTGCCTTTTAGCTTCTCCTGTTTGGACAAATGTTTAATACAATGTAAATGTTTACTCATTTAGTTTGGTTTGGTAACTAATCTGCTTATTTAGATTTCATTGTTGCTTGTTTTAAACATGCAGTCTGTATGCAGTGAGAACCTTCCTTTTTTCTTCTCAGAAAGGTTCTCATTTCTGTCTGTACCTTCTTGATGATCCAACCTTGTGATTTAAGAATTAACATGCAGTCTGTGTGCAATGAGAACTTTCCTCTGTCTTCTGAGAAATTTTCGCATTTCTAGTTGTACCTGATTGATGATCGAACCTTGTGATTTAACATTCAGTCTGTCTGCAATGAAAATTTTCCTTTGTCTTCTTAGAGATGTACGCATTTCTAGCTGTACTTTCTTGATGATCGaaccttatgattttttttccaaagtAATACTAAACTCTTGAACTTACAAGGGTGTCATTGTTATTGTTTGTCATTAACAATTTTAGTTTCTTTCATGCTGAGTTGGGTAAGAATGGCTTGAATGCAGCTTTATAAAATAGCAAAAGAATGTTTAATTGGTGTAAGTGTGATCAAACATCAAAATGAAGATAGAGCAGATGATTTGATAATTCTCTGCTAACAAAAATGAGAGAATTATATTTGTTGGTATAATTTTGGGTCAGTCTGCTGTTTCAAAGTTAGTTAGCACTTTAGGGTATTATTTTTCCAGCATAGTGTTGTTCGCGAGGCATTGGATGATGGACGGCGAAAGCAAGGTGCATTTACATTAGAATAATTTAGTTTCAAGTTCGTTGCATAAGTCCTGTCTTTAGTATTGCTCATCACCTTTACTTAGGCTGGCCATGGGTCTGTCCTCTGTTTCTCGCACTTTAACAATCGACAAGGTAATTTAACAAAGGCACTTGACCGAAAGTCGAAACTCAGGTGGAGATACTTGTCACAAAATCCCCTTGGGTGGAGGTCATGAGCAATCTATAATTCGACAGCCTGCCTCTGGTCCAACCTTTTGGAGCATGCTGTGCTCCTTTAGGCAGCATTGTTCTTTGCTGTCAGTCATGGGTGCACGTTCATCCGATCATTTCCATGCTGGATATGGTATAAGCTGATCATTTCCATGTTGCAGTATCAAATAAGCACTAGGAGGCTTAGAATAGCCGTCACTTTGCTGATCATGTTTTAGTGGTCAAATGTTTCTGTCACATGAAAATTTCAAACTAGATACCCACATTCTGTACTATTTTTTTAAGAATACGGTGCTGAAGTTGAGCGTTGAAAATTTTCCAGACGAGATATAAACATATCCTTTCTGTAGTGGTGAGTGGTGCTGAAGTGTTCTGCAGAAGCAACCCTGAGTAGTATAATGATGGTGCTAAGCTGGTAGCACTTGCCTGCACTTAGAGGCAAATGTAATCAATTTTGTACTATACAGGGTTAGTCCTGCACGCATGTGAGCGGCACCCTGATCCTTGCAGATCCTGCCAACTTATGCCAGCCAGCTGAAACGAATGGAATAGAGGCAAGAAACAAGCACAAGCCAGGCCACTCGCTCGCTCACGCAGATGATGGCAGAATGTTCTGGGGCTTTGTTGCCCTTGTTGCGAGGCCATGCCTTTCTCTTTGGCTGTGGCTGTACAACCCAGAACCCAAAGCGACAGCATCCATGTCTCGGAGAGGGCCGGGGCCAAGGCCAGCTAAGAACCCGGAAATTTGGCCCGATTTTCCCAGGAAATTGCCTTGCTGTTTCCTTACCAATGTGTGAGATTTTGGCCCGGAAACTCGAATCATTCCATGTGAGGTTCGTAAGTTTCAAATGGGGTCTCCAACAAGGATGTACGTACTGAAGAATGGGGCCGGGAGGTTGGCCCCTGGTGTGGTGTGGTCGGCAGCTTTGGAAGCTGGTGGCGCAAACACTGGCATTGTGCACGGGAATCTTCGCTGTCACCTGCACCAGCCCACTGCATAGGACAGCTCATACATTTGTTTCATCGCCAGCCACAGGCAGTGTGTTTGTTTGTTCGGTTTTGTTTTGTTGGTTTGTTTACTGTAGTATGTACTGACCCTCCCTTTGCTGTACTactttactactactactacgaccACTTACTGGAGTGGAGGGTTATTAAGCTAACTCACTCTTCTTGGATTTTCCATTGTTAGACTCGGTGTTAAGAGGAAAAATCACATTAGTAGTGCCGCCATTGCCTGTAGTAGGAGTAGCATCAGGACAGCAGATGAGACAGCTGATTATCACGCGATGGTACTTGTATCAAGGGAACTTTTTGGAATGTTTGTTTCTGTTTGGTTGGTTGTTGGTGGGCAGATGTTGTGCTTGTGGTTAACTCTGGGTTAATGATGTGGTAGCACTGGTACTAGTACTTCATCCAGCAATTAGCTAGCCAGGTGAGCTGTCTGGGTTTGAAATTAGGGACTAGTATGCTATACTGTGTGCAGGTGAGTGTGGTCCATCCGTCCATGTCCATCATCACTGCATTGACTAGCGGCGAGGACTGGGAGGATCTGAAGTGGTTGTTTTAAATTAATGAAGTGAAGCCCTAGACTGTATTTTGAAGCTCATCCTCCTCAGGTTGTGCTCACCCAAGTTCAAAAGACAAGCCCCTTTGGGAACCACATGGTCCGATCACCTAAACAACTTTAATCACTACTACTAGTAAGTACGTACGTACAATGGACCTAATAAAATTATGATATCATCATGTGTGTGACGTAAAATACTGCTAAACAACTGTGAATAGAGAGAGCACTCGGCTTGTGGGTGTCAGGCTAATGACTAGTATAGGTTTCTTGATCACTCGGCAATCTATGTATGGATCATATAGCGGAAAATGGGACGGCCACAAGACGTGGCGTTGCCGGCAGGGAAACACTGTCGTCCAACGGGGCGGGCCAGCCATTTGCTGCGAGGAGGGCGGTGGAGAATGAAAATCATTTTCTTTGCACTTTCGGCTGCCTTGTAGTATAATTTTTAAGCCGTGCTCGGTTGGAACAAGGACAACGAAATTTCGCTGTCACGATTGGCAGACCACTTTTGGCAAAAAGTGCCAGTTTCCTCCTATGTGTGCTGCTGTTTAATACTCCCtacgtatcaaaatataagacatttttaatACTATGAtaatgtcaaaaaacatcttatatgTGATACAAAGGGAGTATATATCATCACGCGCGATGTTTGATAAAAAAGAAAAGCAAAGACAAGCACCCCCTCCGTCTGAAAAAGTTTGTCTTTCAAATGGATGTATTTAGCACCAAATTAGAGGGACAAGTTTGGTTTTCGGGCGGAGGGAGTATCTCGTTCTATAACAAGTTTTTATTCTCCCATTTAGATGACGGAAACAATGAAAAGCAGCATTTGTCAAGACGCGATGTTTCTTAGCTCGAGCTCAAACGAGCTTGGGTGACCAGTAAATTCTAAAAAAGCTGTTCTTTTTCTTGGCAAACATTGACAAATATTCTGAGTGAGTTCAAAGTTTCATCATAAAATAACATTCATGGACACGGAAGTCGTGAACCGAAAAACCaaatcgatgctccaaaaatgCTAGTATTTTCGAAAGCATTTTGGAGTGCTATTTATCTTCCCACAACTTCCACGAATGCCATCCCATAATGAAACTTTGCAAGCACTCGAAACAATTATCAAAGTTTGCCACATAAAAAAAGTTTCtatgtttttttcttcttcaaatTTTACTGTTCATCATGAGTTCACGCATGCGAAAGAGGACTTTCGCATTTTGTCATTACTATAGGCAACAACATCTTGTCTTACCCCGGAAAAAAAAAACATCTTGTCTTGGTCTTCCTATGGGCTGTGTGTTGGACCGACCTAGATGGCCGCGTGCAATTGCTCACGAGTGAGAGACTAGAGCCTTGGAAGATAGGACAAACCCCTGGAAAAAATGAAGAAAGGACAATGTTGCGCAGTGGGATAGACCTCTTATCGAAGGTGTGAGCATGAAGTCCGTCCAGACTTGTATCTTATATATATCTTAGAGAGTCATCTTCGCTAACTTATTTATCTCAATATGTAAACATACCACCTCACCATAAAATTATGAATGAGACAAGGCCCACCTGAACAAAGTGATGGCGCTAGAAGTCAGAAATTGTGATGTTAAAGTTAGAAAATTTAGCTTACATGTAGACAAACTATAACTTAAAATAGTAAAACACAGGCGGCTAATCTCAATTCTATGATGTCGTTTGACATCATAGTCACCATGTAGCACCCCCACTGCCTAAATTATGTAGTCATGCATGGTAAAAacacaccacattcaattattgttctaatatttaataaatattttacaattatacataatcaaatataataAGTCATATGTATGTTTAAATTTCGATTCTCATGTTATCAACCTAAGTTGTCATCAACCAATTCTCGTAGCAACGTTTGCCTCTAGTTACTCATTACTAAACAGTATAATAGGGCGAGCTGGGAGCCTCCACAAAGCTTTGGCGTTGCTAGCCATACGATCGTCTGCCTGGACATCTCTTGGGCTGCTGCTCCAAGGAACTATCTACTTCACGTGTGATTGATTGGGCCAGGATTGTTTCTTGGGCCGGTGGACTGGCTTAAGCGGACAAAGTGTATATGAAACACAAACGTAAGTAGCTGTTTTCCAAATTTTGCTAAAACAAAGTTGTTTCTCAAATAAAAAATTAGGTAGCTGCGTGTGAGCGGGGCATTATCTTCTGCCTTTTATCTCAACCTGTCTCGCATGCAGATGGCCACGGACTGTATGGAGGTGTTGAAGAATATCAAGGAAGAAAACCAAGTTAGCTATGTTGCCATAGTTAGTGAGTTTATTTCAAGGCAAAAAGAATTTGTTACTGCTTCTTTATAACATGAGAGAAGAACTAGCAATGTTGAGGCTTACAATCTTGTGAAAGTCGCGTCTTCTTTGTGGGCGGGCCATCATGTCTGGCTAACGTCTCCACCATCTATTATCTGTATTCCCCAAAACATTTTGCAATAGGCGGTGGTTCTAAAAAAAATTATTGCTCGTGTTGGCGTCGCAGCGCCACACAACATTGACGCCCCCTGCCTTCGTCCCTCACGTGCGTGTGGCAACGATGACAAGGTCTACCAATATGGGAATCAAGCAGTGCAAATTCTTTTTTTAGGGGAAGTGACACTATTTTTTTAAACAACGATAAAAGATTTgtctcatcgattaattaagcagAAAAGGTTGCCTGGTTAATTTATCTTACCAATCGTGCTACTGACTATCATGTATGTTCTCTAAATCTATGTTACTTATTCATGTTTTTGTTTCCTAGATATCTTTCATAGACACTATTCATTTAAAAATTAGAGCAATCAGTTGCCTATTCTATTTCCCGAGACAATTGCAATGTTAGTTCATGCAAGTTTAATTTCTATATTttatatttaaaaaaattatatgacaTTTTGTCATTCTATCATAAAATTGGCGGGCGCGCGTTGTTGCGCGCCATCATGGTCTAGTGTTTACAATAACCCAAACACTATTAGACACTATGGCCAGTTATGCTTAGGGTGGCGATAGATACGTTATTGTATGCTCATTGTTTTGAATATACATAATGGATAGGAATCCCACACCCCCATGAGCAATTTTATCATTGTATTTTCTTGTTTCTCCTCAGTTCTGATGATTTTTGCATCGGATTTTCCATCCATTTTCTCTtgctctttttttttcattttcaaatttgtgatttttaaACAATTTAATTTCCACCCAATGGGATACCATCAGAACGTACGATTATGCAATAATGGGCCTAACCCCGTATAGTGTGGGGGTGTACATTTTGTCTCCTATTCTACGCCTTCTGTCCTCCGAAAGGTTTTTTAAGACAATCATGCAAAGCTTTTATTAAACCGTTACAATGTTTATAGGGACGGAAGGAAGTACACCAGAGTGTCCTAACCAAACATGACGGCCCACCTCTAGTTTTGAAAGCATGCTCCGGAACTTCTATACAGCGGTTAGGCGCCGATTGGTGCTACAGTACTCACGGGCATTCTCGCAGGGGGCGGCCCAGGTTAACACTCCATCGCCGGGCTCGCTGTACGCTCGCCGGTGCTCTAGCCCTAGGCTCGCCTATTTTCTTTCCAATCTATACCTTTATATCTAAATTTatacctctatatctatatctatacttactactaataaagcaaggtgcgattttttcatccgttcaccatcaAAATTTATTTTTCTAGCCGAGATGGTACTAAATTTCTGTGCGTCCGTCCGTTTTTTAGCAATACAGAATTCCGTACTCGGCCTGCACATGATGTGGCCCAGCTAAGCCAGCCCATTTACTTGCCTGCCCATGTAGCTGCGAAAATCCTATTTATCGCACAGCGCGGTAGATAGTCAGTGTTCGCACAGGGCGCCCAAGACTGGGCCGGCCCCTTTTGTTTTTCCGtcaaatttattttttatttttattttatttcgtaATTAAATATTTCTAAAAATGTTGAGAATTTGAATTTTTATTAAATTTTCGAAAAATGTTTGAATTACAATATTGTCTTCCACTTTTCAAAATTGTTTGAAACATTAATTTACATTCTTGttccgattttttttcaaattgggAAATATTCCAAAATTGTTTATGATTTAAAAGtatgtattttaaaaaatattcaaaatttgAAATATATTCTTCTTGTAGTATAATGTTCAGAGATTCAAAATGTTTTCAAAAGCCagtcacaaattttaaaaaaatgtttgggtTTTGATAAAAGGTTCATGTCTTCAAAACATGATattgtttcaaattttgttcatgtttttttttCCAAAATGGACGGAACATTAAAAACATTGttcgtaatttcaaaaaatgttcacatttccaAGAATATTCGGCAGTTCctatttttaaaaagttcaaataTATTTAAAATCCGGCGTTGCACTATGTTCTTAAATATTCGCACTGTCCATTGGTTAGCAGTAGGCGTTTATTGTCGTGGCTAGCGGCTCGTGGTCGGGTCTTTaaggtcatgtgtttgatcattcAGGATGTCATTTTTTTTGGATTATTACTCGTGCCTTGCAAACACAGGTTATTTTGGTGCCTGCCAGTGGGCTGGCCCAGACGCAAACTGTTGTGCATCCCACACGCTATTTGACGCAACTAGCGTCATATAGTAGCTCTCACGCAGCCGGCCTAAGAAAAGAAAATATATACATATAGATTTTGTTTCGTCCATTCCATACGTAGCTCCCCAATATTTTTCTGTCGGACAGGTGAGCATAAAAAAAAAGGGAGCTAGGGATTGAACTATGGAGCTTCCCTATTGTGCCGACGGATAAAACCAACTCCACTAGCTCAGTTATGATAGGAACAGTCCCACTTTAGAATTTTATACTAAATCACAGTTTTTATATGTCCCTAAGTTGTCTGGAAATAAGAAGGTTGTGTGAGAATAAGGAAGTTGTCTCGACAATTATGAGCAGAACGAGGGACTCCACAAATTATTGTGGGATGTAACTTGCACGTGTTAATAAAAGACAATATGCTAGTTGGCTATAATGGAAAAAATTGTAGGCACGTGCTAATAAAAGAGAATATGCTGGTTTTGCTCTAATTAATAAAATTTATGGACACGTGAGGGTAAAAATAGTTGAAGAGAATAAACCCTGATAATGAAGAGACATTCATGCCTGGTTATCTGCTGATTATGCTAATGAAACATAATTTATGCTCTGCGATTAGTAATCGGTTATGTCGTCGTAGGAGAAAGTGATCAAAGCAACAGTGCCTCGAAGGGCACCGCGCAACAACCAAAAGAGGACGCAACCACAACTCCGAGACGGAGGTGGACCCGAAGGGAAAAAAAGGTACCAGTTGGGTGGTCGCCTCCACGCCGACCAACCTTACCACTATTAAGATCTCGAGGGCCAAACATGACTCGTGAGAAGACCACGGCTCCTCGCTCTATCGCCCACCACCGCTGGAGACCGTTTTTGATGAACACATCCATTATCTCTCCCGTTGCTTGTTGCAAAAAAAATCAtatccccgttgcaacgcacgggcatatgtgctaatTCCTCTAAAAACAACTTGTGGTTAAAAAACCAACTATTGGTTTAAAAAGAGTTCACAAATTTTGAAACTGTTTGTGAATTTCCAAAATGTTTCACTTTCTTATAAATTTTATTGAATTTGGAGAAATTTCATAAGTTTGGAACATGTGCATCTAAAATTATTcctgaatttggaaaaaaaatattgTTCAAGATTTATAAAAATGTTCAGTGATATTTAAAAATTTCACGGGTTGAAAactgttcataaatttgaaattttATAAAAATATTTGTGAACTTAAAGTGCATGGACTTTAAAATGAGAAATATCATAATAACTAAAAATGTAAAAGCAGAAGAAATATACGAAAATAAATAATTAGAAAAATACAAGACAAAACTAAGAAAACATAAAGAAAATACACATACGAAATCATTTAGAATCTTCACAAAACCGGGTGGGGAGTTTAGCATTACCCATCTACATGGGTTGGCCCATTGTCTAAATCTGCTCGAAAGGTGTGTGTACCTCGTACCATATGAGTTGAATAAAGCTCCGCGAGATTGTCTAAAAAAACTCGTACCATATGCATTGGTGGTTCCTATTTATCGTGTGGGTCGAGGAATACAACGCAAATGTGCACGCCACCCCTCCCCCNNNNNNNNNNNNNNNNNNNNNNNNNNNNNNNNNNNNNNNNNNNNNNNNNNNNNNNNNNNNNNNNNNNNNNNNNNNNNNNNNNNNNNNNNNNNNNNNNNNNNNNNNNNNNNNNNNNNNNNNNNNNNNNNNNNNNNNNNNNNNNNNNNNNNNNNNNNNNNNNNNNNNNNNNNNNNNNNNNNNNNNNNNNNNNNNNNNNNNNNNNNNNNNNNNNNNNNNNNNNNNNNNNNNNNNNNNNNNNNNNNNNNNNNNNNNNNNNNNNNNNNNNNNNNNNNNNNNNNNNNNNNNNNNNNNNNNNNNNNNNNNNNNNNNNNNNNNNNNNNNNNNNNNNNNNNNNNNNNNNNNNNNNNNNNNNNNNNNNNNNNNNNNNNNNNNNNNNNNNNNNNNNNNNNNNNNNNNNNNNNNNNNNNNNNNNNNNNNNNNNNNNNNNNNNNNNNNNNNNNNNNNNNNNNNNNNNNNNNNNNNNNNNNNNNNNNNNNNNNNNNNNNcagtttttcctttttatttcttttttatgtttttcttattttcattttattttttggtccttttcatattccttttatttttttgaaagAGATACCATCTTTAAAAATTGGGGACAATTTAAGGTTCCCGTTGAATCGGCAAACATTTTTCTGAACTGAATGGTTTTTTGTAAATATGTgaatattttttgtatttgtgcaccTTTTTGAATCgaaaaacattttttaaatcaaaaacaAAATTTGAGATTCATGGTTTTTAATAATTCTCGAACGTTTTGATATTCATAAAATATTTTTTCCAATTGTGAAATtttaatttatgaacatttttttgaaatctgGGAACATTTTATAAATCTAGaaacatttttaaatttttttatctCCATCGGCCCAAGTTTGTTGTTGACCACCCGCATCGGGTCTTTCGGCCCCGTGTACTTATACATAGGGATCACACGAACCCTTAGAGGGAGGATGTGGCGTGCCACAGATGTCTGTAGAATATGCCCCCCTTCAGCCCTACAGTCCTCAGATGAGCTGTGGTATTGGCGACGGCGAGGGCATTTAGCGACAAGTGGTCCAACAAAGCATAGGAGCGAAGCTTCTTCAGGGGCTCGTTGACGAAGGGAGGCAGATCCTCGCCGAGCGTGGAGGCATAAGACCATAACTTGTGCCACTCCCGAACAAAATTTGGGAAGTCCACATGGAAGAATTTGGTGGTAGCACGAAGTTGTGGGTTGACCCCACCCAGGTCGTAGACAGTGTCGCTAACCATCTGGACCCGAACTCAGAAAATGTATCGAAACATCTCAAAGTGAGGAGCCATCGCAAGGAAGCACTCACGAAACATGACGAAATTAACAATATGAAGAACCCACTGGGCGGaatatgatgtactccctccgttccaaaatagatgactcaactttatactaaagttagtacaaagttgagtcatctattttggaacggagggagtagttggtagCTAAAAAAGTCCTATTACTCGCGCGTGAAGCTATGTGGCGGGAAGTCGAGCCCTCACCCGATAACTCCTGGTGGAACACATGCTCGCCGACGCAAGGGGTAGGCGGGACCTCGCCATCTGAGATTCGGCGCGCCAGATTTTCCACCATTGACTTCTCGGCCATGAGCTGGTCAAGTTCGTAGGAGGAGACCACCGACGGGAACCATTTCTATCTGGTCCATTGACCACTCACAGTTTCTTCTTTCCATCACCAGTGGCGGCGGTCTTCTTTCATTTCTTCTTCGTCACGACGGCAGGctggtgatgtcgcttgaagctacgtcggtatttcgccaaagtggaagggatgatgcagcacagcggcggtaggtatttcccttagatatgaaaccaaggttatcgaaccagtaggagaaccaagcaacacaacataaacaacccctgcacacagataacaaatccttgcaacctgacgtgttaaaggagttgtcaatcccttccgggtacggcgcctcaagataggcaaatggatgtgagataaaattgtagtagattgatagatcgaacgccaaataaaataagtaagaataaattgcagcaaggtatttttgatttaatagatctgaaaataaatggcaaataaaagtagatcgcaaaggcaaatatattagaaagagaccccggggccgtagatttcactagtggcttctctcgagaaaaatagcaaacggtgggtgaacaaattactgttgggcaattgatagaacttcaaacactcatgacgatatccaggcaatgatcattatataggcatcacgtccaagattagtagaccgactcctgcctgcatctactactattcttcacacatcgaccgctatccagcatgcatctagtgtattaagttcatggagaaatggagtaatgcaataagaacgatgacatgatgtagacaagatctatctatgtagagatagaccccatcattttatcctgagtagcaacgatacatacatgtcggttccccttctgtcgctgggatcaagcaccgtaagatcgaacccactacaaagcacctcttcccattgcaagataaatagatcaagttggccaaacaaaacccaaatatcagagaagaaatataaggctataagcaatcatgcataaaagagatcaaagaaactcaaatactttcatggatataaaaagatagatctgatcataaactcaaagttcactgaacccaacaaatacaccgcaaaataGTTACATcagatggatctccaagagaccattgtatttagaatcaagagagagaggaagccatctagctactaactacggattcgaaggtctacaaagaactactcacgcatcatcgaagaggcaccaatggaggtggtgaaccccatccgagatggtgtctagatcggatctggtggttctggactctgtgtcggctggatgaatattttgtcgactctgatgacccacaagtataggggatctatcgtagtcctttcgataagtaagagtgtcgaacccaacaaggagtagaaggaaataatAAGTGGCTtcgagcaaggtattctctgcaagtactgaaataagtggtaacagatagctttgtgataggataatttgtaacgagcaacaagtaacaaaagtaaataaagtgcagcaaggtggcccaatcctttttgtagcaaaggacaagtttggacaaactcttatatagagaaaagcgctcccgaggacacatgggaatatcgtcaagctagttttcatcacgttcatatgattcgcgttcggtactttgataatttggtatgtgggtggaccggtgcttaggtactgtccttacttggacaagcatcccacttatgattaacctctagtgcaagcatccgcaactacaacaaaagtattaaggtaaacctaaccatagcatgaaacatatggatccaaatcagccccttacgaagcaacgcataaactagggtttaagcttctgtcactctagcaacccaccatctacttattacttcccaatgccttcctctaggcccaaatcatggtgaagtgttatgtagtcgacgttcacatgacaccactagaggagagataacatacatctcatcaaaatatcgaacgaataccaaattcacatgactactaatagcaa from Triticum aestivum cultivar Chinese Spring chromosome 4A, IWGSC CS RefSeq v2.1, whole genome shotgun sequence harbors:
- the LOC123086448 gene encoding uncharacterized protein, with product MGFLICACLLQLLFLGSSPAAAQSPSPARALDAMLQGYAYRAFVRPHTGIVYNGTVPADLAGVAVSGLRLRSGSLRRKGFSDYFEFSIPPGVIVQPYVERVVLVYHNLGELSEKYYPLPGYTYLSPILGLLVYDAANLSAAGLSELSIVASGSPISVSFSNVRAVPPGSPAPQCVWFDLDGVPQFRGLEANNVCATYRRGHFSIVVNSSEVAPAPGPSGAIAPPIPTNGGRDKGSSDAWKIAVGVVGGVIALGLLALLLVCFVRYKREKKMEVMERNAEVGETLRMAQVGRSQAPVALGTRTKPVIESEYVV